A section of the Streptomyces sp. Je 1-369 genome encodes:
- a CDS encoding CBS domain-containing protein has translation MTTAGDIMHRGAQWIPRHETLDRAAQLMSELDVGALPISDENERLCGILTDRDIVVGCVAKGHDPSRITAGDMAKGTPRWIDASADVDAVLREMEGHRIRRLPVIENKRLVGMISEADLAVHLTDDQLAGWVESVYAKG, from the coding sequence ATGACCACCGCCGGAGACATCATGCACCGGGGTGCCCAGTGGATACCCAGGCACGAGACCCTGGACCGCGCCGCGCAGCTGATGAGTGAACTCGACGTGGGCGCCCTGCCCATCAGCGACGAGAACGAACGGCTCTGCGGCATCCTCACCGACCGCGACATCGTCGTCGGCTGTGTGGCGAAGGGCCACGACCCGTCCCGGATCACCGCGGGCGACATGGCCAAGGGCACCCCGCGCTGGATCGACGCGAGCGCCGACGTCGACGCGGTCCTGCGGGAGATGGAGGGCCACCGGATCCGCAGGCTGCCGGTGATCGAGAACAAGCGGCTCGTCGGCATGATCAGCGAGGCCGATCTGGCCGTCCACCTGACCGACGACCAGCTCGCGGGCTGGGTCGAGAGCGTGTACGCCAAGGGGTGA
- a CDS encoding uridine kinase has protein sequence MRLEPITWERLADTLADRLLGLKTADGGSWPRIAFDGAPAGGAGGIGGTGELARRVADALRVRGRSALVVGTEGFLRPASLRFEYGHEDVEAYYSGWFDTGALWREVFGPLDPGGTGRVLPDLWDPVADRATRSPYVRLPPGGLLLLHGPLLLGHWFPFDLTLHVRLSPGALARRTPEGDRWTLPAFERYESEVDPAATADVVVRADDPRHPAWSGRAG, from the coding sequence GTGCGACTCGAACCGATCACCTGGGAACGACTGGCCGACACGCTCGCCGACCGACTGCTCGGCCTGAAGACGGCCGACGGGGGCTCCTGGCCGCGCATCGCCTTCGACGGGGCACCGGCCGGTGGCGCGGGCGGCATCGGCGGGACCGGTGAGCTGGCGCGCCGGGTGGCCGACGCGCTGCGGGTGCGGGGGCGCAGCGCCCTCGTGGTCGGCACGGAGGGCTTCCTGCGGCCCGCGTCGCTGCGGTTCGAGTACGGCCACGAGGACGTGGAGGCGTACTACAGCGGCTGGTTCGACACCGGCGCGCTCTGGCGCGAGGTCTTCGGGCCGCTCGACCCCGGCGGCACGGGGCGGGTCCTGCCCGACCTGTGGGACCCGGTGGCCGACCGGGCGACCCGCAGCCCGTACGTGCGGCTGCCGCCCGGCGGCCTGCTGTTGCTGCACGGCCCGCTGCTGCTCGGCCACTGGTTCCCGTTCGACCTGACCCTGCACGTGCGGCTCTCGCCGGGGGCCCTGGCGCGGCGCACGCCGGAGGGTGACCGGTGGACCCTGCCGGCCTTCGAACGGTACGAGTCGGAGGTCGACCCCGCGGCGACGGCTGATGTGGTCGTACGCGCGGACGACCCGCGGCATCCGGCGTGGAGCGGGCGAGCGGGGTGA